In Brachybacterium fresconis, the genomic stretch GCCGCACGTCCCGGCGGGCTGACATGGCGCGAGCCGCCCCTCCCGAGGGAGGAGCGGCTCGCGGGGTGGTCGTCGAGGGAGTGCGGTCGCCCCGGTGGTCGCGGTTCAGGCGGAGGTGGTCCCCGCCGTGCCGTACCGCCGACGGAACTTCTCGACGCGGCCGGCGGTGTCCAGCACCGTCGCCTTCCCCGTGTAGAACGGGTGCGAGGCCGAGGAGACCTCGACGTCGATGACGGGATACTCCTTCCCGTCCTCCCAGGTCACGGACTTCTCCGCGGTGCGGGTGGAGCGGGTCAGGAACGAGTAGTCGGCACCCGTGTCACGGAAGACGACGGGACGGTACTCGGGATGGATGGACTGTTTCATGGTTCTCTCCTGTCGGGGTGAGTCGGGCGAACGAGCGCCCTCACCAGCTGGACTTCGTGACGCCGGGCAGCTCGCCGCGGTGAGCCGCCTCGCGGAAGCGGACCCGCGAGAGCCCGAACCTCCGCAGATGTCCGCGCGGCCGGCCGTCGATCGCGTCGCGGTTGCGCAGACGGGTCGGGCTCGCATCGCGCGGGAGGCGCTGCAGAGCGCGCTGCGCCTGGAGCCGCTCGGCGGTCGAGCTGGCGGGGTCCTTGACGGACCGCTTCAGCGCCGAACGCTCCGCGGCGTGCTGGGCGACGACCCGGCGGCGCCGGGCTTCGGCCGCGATCTTCGAGGTCTTGGCCATCAGCGCGTCTCGTGGAACTCGACCACGCCGCGGACCTTCGGATCGTACTTACGCATGACCAGGCGGTCCGGGGTGTTCCGGCGGTTCTTCGTGGTCCTGTAGGCGGTGCCGGTGCCGGCACTCGAGCGCAGCGTGACCGCGCTGCGCACATCGGTCTTCCTGGCCATGGCTGCTCCTTCCGGGAGAGGTGAGGCGGTGGGAGCTCGGGAGGGTCCCGTCGGCTTGACAGCACCGCGTGGAGGACGACGATACTACTTGTTGAGAATCGTTATCGTCAAGCAGGAGAGGTGGTGGCGCCATGCAGGGCGTCCCGGGTTCCGGTCACTTTCAACGACACGAGGGAGGTGTGTATTCCGTGCCTGTCGCGGTGGTCACCGCCGTCGATGCTGTGCTGCGGGACGCGCAGGTCGCGAGCCTGATGCTCGACGCCGCCGGCGTCATCTGCCTGCGCTACGAGGTCCAGGCGAGCACCTCCTCGCTGCGCCGGCTCGTCCTGTCGGCCGAAGGTGTTCTCGAGCACGAGCAGGTCGATCTGGATCACCCCTGCGTCTCCTGCGCCATGCGCGAGGACGCGGTGCCGACGCTCGGCCGCCTCGCGCAGATCCCGGATGTCCGCGCCATCGTGCTCGCCCCGCCGCTGAGTGCCGACCCCTCGGTCGTCGTCGGCACGCTCCGCCCGCATCAGGGGGACTGGCATCTGGCGAGCGCGGTGAGCGTGATCGATGTCGAGGCGGCCGTCGAGGACCTGCTCGGCGAGGACACCCTGGCCGAGCGCGGCCTGCAGTGGGCCGTCGGGGACGCCCGCAGCGTCGGCGAGGCGCTCGCCGCGCAGATCGAGTACGCCGAGCAGCTCGTGATCGACGGGGATCCCGCCGGCCCCGGGGCGGAGCTGGTCGAGCATCTTCGGGCTCCCGAGCAGCGACTGCTTCAGGGGCCCTATGCTCTCGGGGCGGACGAGGCGCTGGAAGGCCGCCTGGATCATCTGATCGCTCTGCGACGGCGGGACGCCCGGTACGTCGAGCCGTACGGCGGGCCGACGGAGCACGGCACCTGGACCCTCGACCTGCACTCCGAGCGGCCATTCCATCCCCGGCGTCTGCTCGAGAACATCGAAGCCCTCGGGGCCGGACGGCTGCGCGAGCGCGGCCGCTTCTGGGTCCCCGATCGTCCCGACAGCATCTGCCAGTGGGACGGGGCCGGAGGGCAGGTCTCGATCGGCGCCGTGTGGCGGACCGGCCGCGAGCTGCCCACCACCCACCTCGTGGTCACGGGCGTCGACGCGGCCGACGCGGAGCGCGTCCGGACGGCGTTCGCCCGCAGTCTGCTCACCGAGCGGGAGTGGTCCGCGGGCCTCGAGCTCTGGCTCGGGACCGAGGATCACCTCGCGCCGTGGCTCGGGGAGCGCGACGTCCGGGTCTGATGCTCCGCGGATGGCGGGCGGTCGGGTGATCTGCGGGTCCCGGCCGGTCGGGCCGTGCGGCGCTGCGCGTCACCGCGGCCGGACCGGCAGGGCGGGTCGATCGGCGAGGAGTCGCACGATGGGGCGCAGCGCCGTTGCGATGCTGAGCACGCGCAGCAGGAGGTCGCGCCCGGTCGCCAGTGCGCGACCGCGCCGGAACATCAACCGCGCCAGGCTGCGCGAGGTGTCCTGTGCGGTCTCGACCCGGGGCCGCTGGGCGCTCTCGTAGGCGGCCAGCGCCTCGCCGATCGTCTCGGGCGTGGCATCGCGCAGGTGGGAGGCCAGCACCCAGGCCGATTCCAGCGCCATGCCGGCGCCGATGCCGGCGGTCGGCAGGAAGCCGGCCGCCGCATCTCCCAGCAGGACCGTGCGCCGCGTGGTCCACCAGGCGGCACGGACGTCGGCGAGCGGCCAGAAGAACGGATCCTCTGCTGTGGCGACGGCCTGCAGCGCGTCCTCGATCCGCGGCGGCACGGTCCCGAGCCTGCGACGGACGACGTCGGTGAAGGCGGCGGGCCGACGTCCGGTCTCCTCCTCGGGGCCGCCGACGAAGGCGCCCAGCGCGCCCGGCACCGGGTACGTGCCGACGAAGAAATCGTCGCCCCACAGCTCCTCGCCGAGGCCGGAGTCCGCGTCGGCAGGGGTCCACACGACCCAGCCGCCCCAGCCGGTCTCGACCCGATCCAGGGGCGCGGCACCGGAGAGGAGGTCGCGGGTCCGGGAGCCGATCCCGTCGGCGATCACGGCGGCGTCGACGCGGAGCGTCCGGGTCGCGCCGTCGCTCTCGAGGATGGCGGTGAGTCCGTCGGGGTCCTCGTCGAGGCCGGTGACCGTGGTGCGATGGGTGACCGCCGCGTCCCCGCCGGCGAGGACCTCGAGCAGGGTGCCGCGGGTCAGTCCCCGGTAGTCCCCGTAGCGGCCGATGACGTCCTCGAGTCCGTCGGTGCGCAGGGAGCGGCCGGAGTGCGCACGGAACCGGAAGCGGTCCAGGGCGACGCTGCGGGCGAGGTACTCCTCCCGGACGCCGAGATCAGCGATCGGTCCGTCGGCCAGCGGCATGAGGGCCACCATGTAGCCGTCGTCCGCCTCGGGTGCCCGGCGCTCGACGAGGATCGGGTGGTGGCCGTCGGCGCGGAGCAGCTGGGCCGCGGCGAGGCCCGCGACCCCGGCGCCGACGACGAGGATCCTCAGGTCGTCGTGGCGGGCGGCGTCGTCCTGGTCGTCGAGGGGGATGGTGCGGATGGTCATCGGGACCTCCAAGGGTTGTGGACCGGGTGGTCCACTCACGGTACGCCGGAGTGGACCACCCGGTCCAGTGCCTTTAAGGTGGGGTCATGGCGAAGAGCGGGCTCTCGAGGGTGCCGACGGCGCGACGTGCTGCGCTGGAGGCCGCGGCGGTGGCGGAGTTCTCCGCCGCGGGGTTCCGCGGGGCCTCGCTGAACGCGATCATCCAGTCCGTCGGGATGAGCAAGAGCTCCTTCTATCACGTCATCGACTCGAAGGCGGATCTGTTCGAGCAGATCGTCGCGAGCCTGGCCGCGAGGGTCGCGGAGCGCCTGCGTCCACCGGACCCGGAGAGCTTCGCGGGCCCCGCGTTCTGGGACGGGATCGACGAATTCGTCGCGCGCTTCGCCGAGCTGGCCGCCACCGATGCCGATCTCGCGGCCCTCGGGCGGATGTTCTACCTCTCGGACGCGCCGGATGCGGGTGACCCGTCCTCCGGCGCCGCGGGAGCCCGCCCCGCGCTGCTGGCCGACGTGCGGGACTGGGTGGACGCGGTCCTCGCCGTGGGTCGGCGCGGCGGGCACATCACGGAGACGCTGCCTCGGGACCTGCAGCGGCACCTGGTCTTCGCGGTGGTGCGGGCGATGGACGAGTGGAGCGTCGCGCATCTCGCGGAGCTCGGCCCGCAGGCCGTGCGGCAGCTGGCCACGGCGGAGTCCGAGGCGCTGCGCGGTCTGCTCGAGCCGCGTCGGCGGGAGGGTCCGGACTGAGCCCACCCGAGGCTCGAGTCTCCGGATTGAGTCGACCCGATGCGCGAGGCTCTGGACGGAGTCGACCCGAGGCTCCAGACCGGGCCGGCTCGAGGCCCGAGGCTCACGGTCGAGTCGGCACGACGCCCGAGGCCCGAGGTCGAGTCGGCACGACGTGCAGGTCCGATCACCGCGCCCGGCGGACGAAGCTGCGGTGCGCGAGGATCGTCAGCGTCAGCAGTGTCGCGACGCTGATCAGCCCGATCAGCAGGTGCCCGGCCCCGCTGGTGGTCGCATCCCAGGCGGTGTGCAGCACGATGGCCCCGACGTACGCGCAGGCCAGCGCCAGCACACCGCGACCTTTGTGGGGCGATTCGACGAGGTACCACAGCGCGGCACAGATCGCGCCGGTCCAGGCGACGTGGCCGGCGGGCACGAGGATGCCGCGCAGGATCAGCGTCACGTCGAGGGCACCGAGCCCGCCGTTCCTGGCCAGCAGTGCGTTGAAGCCGTAGCCCATCGTCTCCAGGACAGCGAAGCCGGTGCCGGCCGCGATCCCGATGACGATGCCGCCACCGCGTGTGGACCGGTGCGCCAGGGCCAGCACGATCAGCGGGATCACCAGTTTGGCGGTCTCCTCGATCACCCCGACCAGCAGGATGGAAGCCCGGCCCAGGAACAGCCCCGCGAGGGACTCCACGAGTCCGGCCGCGCAGATCGCGAAGAGCCCGCCGAGGGTGGCGGTGACCAGGATGGTCGACGTGGGGACGATCGCCCCGGCCCGGCTGGTCTGGGCGAACAGCAGGACCGTCAGCGGGATCGTGACCGCACCGACCAGCAGCACCGTCGGCAGCATGGTGGGGTTCCTGGTCAGCAGCATGATCACGAAGGTGACGATGTAGGCGAGGACTCCTGTCGCGAGGACGAGGGTCCATGAGAAGCGCAGGTACCAGGGGTAGGTCGGCACTGAAGGGGCGGGGGGTGGCGTCTGCGCTCGTGCCGTCGGCCGGGCGGCCGGCCCCGGAGCCGTCGGCCGGGTGGTCGCCGCCGGAGCGGTCGGGCGGGGAGGTGGTGCGTGGGGCGCAGGCGCCGCAGGGGTCTCGGGTCCCGGAGGTATCGAGGACATCGGACGATCCTTCCTGCGGCGGGATCGTGCCCGTCCACCCGAGGCGAGGCGTCGTCGGACGGCGGCGTCGATCCCAGTATGCGCCTGCAGCCGGGCTCCGCGCTCGGCCCGCGTCCCCGCTCGCAGTCCGTGACATCCGCCGTCAGTTTCCGGCATCCTCCCGGTGCCCCCGCCGGGCCGCGGGGTCCACGATCATCAGGACGTCTGCCGGGCCGCCCTCGGCGCCGAAGGCGTGGGGGAGCATGGTGTCGAATTCGGCGCTCTGATTCGTCCGGACCCGGTGGCGCTGCTCGCCCAGCAGCAGCATGAGCGTGCCGGAGAGGACCACCAGCCATTCGTGGCCGGGGTGGGCGCGCATCCGCGAGGGATCCGGGGTCGGTTCGGTCACGCGGCGGCGCAGGATCGAGGTGTCGGGGGAGTGGCGGATCCGCCAGCGCAGCGAGTCCAGACCGTGGTCGCGGATCGGGTGGGAGACGACCTCCTCGGTGGCGATCTCGACCAGCTCATCGAGGCTGGTGTCCAGGGCGCGGGCCAGCGTCACCAGCTGATCCAGCGCGAGACGGCGCTGACCGTTCTCGATCCGCGAGAGCGTGGACTGGCTGATATGGGCGCGGGCGGCGAGATCGCCCAGCGACAGACCCTGCGCGAGACGCAGGGCACGGATCCGACGGCGCACGAGGCCGTCCACGCCGTGGGCACCGGAGCTTTCTTGCGTCATAGGCAAAACTCTATGCGTCTGCGGTATGGCTGTCTACGGTCGGAGCATGCCTCCCGACGGAGGTGCCCGACCACGAGAGGACCCCGATGACCACCCCGCTCACGCCCACCACCTCACTCGCATCCACGTCCGAGAACCGTCCGGTCGCCGACGAGACGCGGCTCGGCACCTCGCCGACGCGCCCGGTCGACTCCCTGACCAGCGCCGCGGCCGAGGACGAGCTGCCCGCCGGCACGGTCGACGTCGCCGTGCTCGGCGGGGGCGCCGCCGGCCTCAGCGGCGCTCTGATGCTCGCCCGCTCCCGCCGCAGCGTCGTCGTGATCGACTCCGGCACGCCCCGCAACGCCCCGGCCGAGGGGATCCACGGGCTGCTCGGCAACGAGGGGACCGCCCCCGCCGCCTACCTCGAGCGCGGCCGCGCCGAGGTGCGCCAGTACGGCGGCCTGGTCCTGGCCGGCGAGGTCGCCGCGGCGCGTGCCGCGGATCCTGCGGCCGACGGGGACCTGCGCTTCACCGTCGATCTCGTCGACGGACGCCGCCTCACCGCGCGCCGACTCCTGCTCGCCACCGGCGTCCGCGATGAGCTGCCGGACATCCCGGGACTGGCCGCGCACTGGGGCCGCAGCGTCGTCCACTGCCCCTACTGCCATGGCTGGGAGGTGCGCGATCAGCCGATCGGCATCATCGCGACCCGCCCCGCCTCCCTGCACCAGGCGCTGATGTTCCGCCAGCTCAGCGACGACATCACCGTCTTCGCCGCCGGTCTCGAGATCGACGAGGCGACCCGCGAGCGCTTTGTCGCCCGCGGCGTCCGTCTCCTCGAGGACCCGATCGAGGAGATCGTCGACCGGCCCGACGGCGCACTTGCCGGGGTGCGCCTGGCCGGCGGCGAGGTCGTGGCCCGCAGCGCCCTCGCGGTCGCGACCGAGCTGTCTCCGCGGATGGAGGGTCTGGAGGACCTCGGGCTGCGGCTCGAGGAAGCCGGCGGCGGCATGGGCCAGAAGATCGCCGCCGGGTTCGCCGGGGTCAGCGAGGTGCCCGGGGTGTGGGTCGCAGGCAACGCTGCGGAGCCCAGCGCCCAGGTGGGGCCGTCGGCCGCTGGCGGTGCGCTCGCCGGGGGCCACATCAACGGGATGCTGGTGATGGCCGACGCGGACGCCGCGGTCGCTGCGCAGAAGCAGGGTGCCGTGGTCTGATCTGCCGGACCCGACCCTGGGTGCCATCGAGCACGTGGTCGCTCCTTCGTCGGCGAACAGGCTGCGCTCATCCGTCTCGACGACGGCTCGGTGAGCGCGACCCGGGAGCACAACGACGTGGTCGCGGTCGACCCGCGCACCGCATCGGACCGCCCGTCCGGGCGCTTTGGGAGGGGTGGGCTCGGACAGCAGAAGGCCGACCCGCCCGGTGATCCGGAGGGGTCGGCCTCGTCGTGCATCACTCCGGGCCCGCGAGATCGCGGAGCCCGTGGGTGGGGTGGTTTCGCTCAGCGACGGCCGGCGGGGGCCGCCTTGCGGCGCCGCGCGGAGCCCTCGCCGCCTCGTGCTCGCGACAGGTGGGCGGCGGAGGAGAGGTCCACGTCGATGACGGGGTAGATGTTCCCGTCCTTCCAGGTCGTGGTGTGCTCCGAGGTGCGGGTGGAGCGGGTCAGGTACCGCAGGTCCGCGCTCTGGTCGCGGAAGACGACCGTGCGGGTCTCAGGATGTGTGGTCTTCTTGGCGTGCGTCATGGTCTTCATCGTTCTCCTTCGTCGGCCGGGGCCGACGGTGTCTGTGCCCGACGCGAGGTCGGGGCGGATGTTCGGGTGCTGGGGGTTCCCAGCGGGAGGCGGCCGGTGCGTCCCGAGTGGGAGGGCCGCGGTGTTCCGCCTGTCGGCGGTCACGCGGCGCGGGGCGCAGGCCGTGCGTCTCAGGTCCGTATCGCGCTGCCACCGTGGCGGCACGCCGGGCCGAGCTGTCATGGGGCGGATGAGTGGATGATCCGCACGGAGGACTCGCGGCCCGCCGGGAGGCGGGTGCTCGGTCCGTCCGCGGTGCGGATTCCCGCCACCGATGACAGCGTCAGACGCTACCAGAGATCAACGGCCCGGGTCACGGGTTTATTCCCGACCTCGACGGACTCGTCCTCAGCGTGGTGGTGCCGGGTGCGGTGCCTGACGGGGTGGGGTGGTGCCTGGTGCGGTGCCTGACGGGGTGGGGTGGTGCCTGGTGCGGTGCCTGACGGGGTGGGGTGGTGCCTGGTGCGGTGGCCTGATGGGGTGTAGCGGTGCTTGGTGCGGTGGCGTGACGCGATTGTGCGCTGTGCTTCCGTGTCTGGAAGCACAGCGCACAATCGCGTTCTGTCGGGGTGGGGCCGATCTCCTCAGGGGCGCTCTGTCCGGGCCAGGCTGCTCAGAGACCCGGGCCAGGCTGCTCAGAGACCCGGGCCGGGCTGCTCAGAGCGTCAGCAGCACCTTGGTGGCGCGGCGCTCGTCCATTGCCCGGTAGGCCTCGGCGGCCTCGGCCAGCGGCAGGGTGAGGTCGAAGACCTTCCCGGGGTCAATCTTCCGGTCCCAGATCAGCTGGATCAGCTCGGGCAGGTAGCGGCGCACCGGGGCCGGGCCGCCGTGGAGGTGGACGGCGGAGAAGAACAGCTCGCCGCCGGGCAGCTGGACGTCGTGGGAGACGCCCACGAAGCCGACGGACCCGCCGGGCCGGGTGGAGCGGATGGCCTGCATCATCGACTCCTGCGTGCCGACGGCCTCGATCACGCTGTGCGCGCCGAGCCCGTTCGTCAGCTCCTTGATGCGGGCCACGCCCTCGTCACCGCGCTCGGTGACGATGTCGGTGGCGCCGTACTCGCGGGCCAGCGCCTGCCGATCCGCATGGCGGCTCATGGCGATGATGCGCTCGGCCCCCATCTGCTTGGCGGCCAGCACGCCCATCAGTCCTACGGCGCCGTCGCCGACCACGGCGACGATCCTGCCCGGTCCCGCCTGGGCGGCGTCGGCCGCGAACCAGCCGGTGCCGAGCACATCGGAGGCGGCCAGCAGCGAGGGGATGAGGTCCTCGGAGGGCCGGCCGGGGGTGGCGACGAGGGTGCCGTCGGCGTAGGGGATGCGGGCCTTCTCGGCCTGGGTGCCGATCTCGCCGTCGACCATGATCGCGTGGACGCAGCGGGAGGGGTGGCCCTCGCGGCAGATCTCGCAGACACCGCAGGAGATGACGAAGGAGCCGACCACGAAGTCGCCGACCTTCAGGGTCTCGACCGCGGCACCGATCTCCTCGACCACGCCCACGTACTCATGGCCCATGTGCTGGTGGTCGGGCTGGTCATAGCCGCGGTAGGGCCACAGGTCGGAGCCGCAGACGCAGGTGGCCGCGATCGTGATGACCGCATCGGTCGGGTCGATGATCTGCGGGTCCTCGCGCTCCTCGACGCGGACGTCGCCCGGGCCGTGCATGATGACAGCGCGCATGATGATGCTCCTTCGATCGGGTGATGGAACTATTGCACGTCTCGACGCGAGTGCTCGGAAGTCTCTGGCGAGACGTGTACCAGCAGGGAACGTCTCGGCTTCCGCGGCCGGTCGCGAGCGGCCCTATCGTGAGCCCATGGACAACAGAGCAGAGGTGCGTCAGTTCCTCATGTCGCGCCGGGCGAAGGTGACCCCGCTGGACGCAGGGCTGCCGGACGGCGGCGGCCGCCGCGTGCCCGGTCTGCGCCGCGGCGAGGTCGCGATGCTCGCCGGGGTCAGCGTCGAGTACTACGCGAAGCTCGAACGGGGCGCGATCGCCGGTGCCTCGGCCTCGGTGCTGGATGCGCTCGCGGCGGCCCTGCAGCTGGACGAGACCGAGCGCATCCACCTGCTGGACCTCGCGCGGGCGGCCGACGGGATCCCCACCTCGGGTCGGCCCCGTCGTCGCAGTGCGGCCGCGCCCGCCCCGGTGCGGCCCGCCCTGCAGTGGACGCTGGATTCGCTGACGGACGGCGTCGCCTTCGTGCGGGACCAGTACCAGAACCTGCTCGCGACCAATGAGCTGGGCCGGGCGTTCTACTCCCCGCTGATCGGGGATGGCACCGGCGGACGGACGCCGAACCTCGCCCGCTTCCAGTTCCTCGACCCGGCCTCGACGGACTTCTACCCGGACTGGGAGCGGTTCGCGCAGATGTGTGTGGGAAGCATGCGGGTCGAGGCGGGCAAGGACCCGCACGACGCCACCCTCCAGGACCTGGTCGGGGAGCTGTCCACCTGCAGCGACACCTTCCGCCGGCTCTGGGGCGCCCATGACGTGCACACCCACGGCTCCGGTACCAAGCGGTTCCGCCATCCCGTGGTCGGCGAGCTCGACGTCGCCTACGAGGAGCTGGCGCTGACGGCGGAGCCGGGGCGCGCCCTGATCGTGTACACCGCGGAGCCGGGCTCGCAGTCCCAGCAGCGGATGCGGCTGCTCGCCAGCTGGGCTGCGACTCGACGGGCCGAGCTGGTGGAGCAGGATCAGGATGCGGCAGCAGAGCGGGAGGCGGAGCGCTCCTGAGTCGCGGTGGCGCCGGCCCGTCCGGCCTCGCCACCGTTGCGAAGTCGGCGGAATGGAGGGTCCGAACCGCCGCAAACGCAACGCTCGGTGCGGGTGCGGGTGCGGGTGCGGGTGCGGGCGCGGGTGCCGATGCGGGCGCGGGTGCCGATGCGGGTGCGGGTGCGGGTGCAGGTGCAGGCGCGGGTGGCGCGCTCTGGAGCATCAGCGCTTCGCGTCGCGCCGGGCCTTGACCCACCCGTCGATGATGTCCCAGAGCGAGCTCCCCACGATCGAGAACACCAGGAGGGTCCCCACGATCCGCATCGTCTCCGGCGTGACCCCGTTGTCCCGGAGCACGACGTCCAGGAACTCCGGATTCAGGAGCATTCCGTTGCCCAGCAGGGTGAGTGCCCAGCTCAGGAACAGCACGGCCAGGGCGGTGTTGAGGACCGCGAACGGCACGGTCCAGCGGCCGCGCACATAGAGCATCGCGGCGAGCCCCACCTCGGCGGCGATCAGCACGAACAGTCCCAGCAGGGCCCAGGGCCACAGCTCGGGGTGCAGGATCGAGATCGATTCCCCGTCGATCCACACGAAGCTGCGGAAGCGGTCCCACAGCAGTGCGCCGATCCCGAGCCCGCCGAAGATCACCGAGGCGATCAGGTCGGCGCGACCGGTGCCCGTCGGGCGCGCCTCGGCCAGCTGATCGACGTCCCATCGATGGCCGGTGTCGGCCCCGGTGCGCTCCAGGACCACGAACACGAGAGTCGTCCAGAAGAACAGGTGGACCGTGGCGGTGATGGTCACGGCGATGGTCTGCCCGATGATCTCGCCGACGTCGGCGCCGGCGAGGACCTGGGCCAGGGCCACCGCGACGGCGACGCAGGCCGGGACGATCGCCAGCAGCAGCTTCAGCAGCCGCCACCACGCGAGGTAGTAGCGGGGTCCGAGCAGGTGCAGCGGGCGGTCGGCGTATCCGGCGGCCAGCGCGGCGGGGTCGCCCAGTTCTGTCAGCGCGGCACGCTCGGCCGCGACGGGGTCCTCGCCCTGGTCCTCGCGGGCCTCGACGGCGTCGGCGATCGAGGTCTCGAGCTCGGCGCGCACGTCGTCCTGGGTCTCGGGAGGCAGCGAGGCGATGGTGGCGCTGATGTAGCGCTCGGTCAGGGTGGTGGCCATGTCAGTGCTCCTCGGAGGGGCCGGGGTGGTCGGCGGACGGGCGGGGTTCGGTGGGGAGGGAGGCGATCGCGGCGGACAGAGAGGTCCACTCCCGGCAGAGGGTGTCGGCCAGGCGAAGACCGTCGGCCGAGGTGGCGTAGAACTTGCGGGGACGGGTGTCCTCGGTGTTCCACTCGCTGGTGAGGAAGCCCTGCTTCTCCAGGCGTCGCAGCAG encodes the following:
- a CDS encoding PrsW family intramembrane metalloprotease, with protein sequence MPTYPWYLRFSWTLVLATGVLAYIVTFVIMLLTRNPTMLPTVLLVGAVTIPLTVLLFAQTSRAGAIVPTSTILVTATLGGLFAICAAGLVESLAGLFLGRASILLVGVIEETAKLVIPLIVLALAHRSTRGGGIVIGIAAGTGFAVLETMGYGFNALLARNGGLGALDVTLILRGILVPAGHVAWTGAICAALWYLVESPHKGRGVLALACAYVGAIVLHTAWDATTSGAGHLLIGLISVATLLTLTILAHRSFVRRAR
- a CDS encoding permease prefix domain 1-containing protein — translated: MATTLTERYISATIASLPPETQDDVRAELETSIADAVEAREDQGEDPVAAERAALTELGDPAALAAGYADRPLHLLGPRYYLAWWRLLKLLLAIVPACVAVAVALAQVLAGADVGEIIGQTIAVTITATVHLFFWTTLVFVVLERTGADTGHRWDVDQLAEARPTGTGRADLIASVIFGGLGIGALLWDRFRSFVWIDGESISILHPELWPWALLGLFVLIAAEVGLAAMLYVRGRWTVPFAVLNTALAVLFLSWALTLLGNGMLLNPEFLDVVLRDNGVTPETMRIVGTLLVFSIVGSSLWDIIDGWVKARRDAKR
- a CDS encoding FAD-dependent oxidoreductase, with amino-acid sequence MTTPLTPTTSLASTSENRPVADETRLGTSPTRPVDSLTSAAAEDELPAGTVDVAVLGGGAAGLSGALMLARSRRSVVVIDSGTPRNAPAEGIHGLLGNEGTAPAAYLERGRAEVRQYGGLVLAGEVAAARAADPAADGDLRFTVDLVDGRRLTARRLLLATGVRDELPDIPGLAAHWGRSVVHCPYCHGWEVRDQPIGIIATRPASLHQALMFRQLSDDITVFAAGLEIDEATRERFVARGVRLLEDPIEEIVDRPDGALAGVRLAGGEVVARSALAVATELSPRMEGLEDLGLRLEEAGGGMGQKIAAGFAGVSEVPGVWVAGNAAEPSAQVGPSAAGGALAGGHINGMLVMADADAAVAAQKQGAVV
- the rpmG gene encoding 50S ribosomal protein L33; the encoded protein is MARKTDVRSAVTLRSSAGTGTAYRTTKNRRNTPDRLVMRKYDPKVRGVVEFHETR
- the rpsN gene encoding 30S ribosomal protein S14, translated to MAKTSKIAAEARRRRVVAQHAAERSALKRSVKDPASSTAERLQAQRALQRLPRDASPTRLRNRDAIDGRPRGHLRRFGLSRVRFREAAHRGELPGVTKSSW
- a CDS encoding helix-turn-helix domain-containing protein, producing the protein MTQESSGAHGVDGLVRRRIRALRLAQGLSLGDLAARAHISQSTLSRIENGQRRLALDQLVTLARALDTSLDELVEIATEEVVSHPIRDHGLDSLRWRIRHSPDTSILRRRVTEPTPDPSRMRAHPGHEWLVVLSGTLMLLLGEQRHRVRTNQSAEFDTMLPHAFGAEGGPADVLMIVDPAARRGHREDAGN
- a CDS encoding 50S ribosomal protein L31; amino-acid sequence: MKTMTHAKKTTHPETRTVVFRDQSADLRYLTRSTRTSEHTTTWKDGNIYPVIDVDLSSAAHLSRARGGEGSARRRKAAPAGRR
- a CDS encoding PadR family transcriptional regulator, whose protein sequence is MSEHVDTHLQELRRGTVVLACLQLLRTPGYGYALLEQLEQRGFATDANTLYPLLRRLEKQGFLTSEWNTEDTRPRKFYATSADGLRLADTLCREWTSLSAAIASLPTEPRPSADHPGPSEEH
- a CDS encoding type B 50S ribosomal protein L31 — its product is MKQSIHPEYRPVVFRDTGADYSFLTRSTRTAEKSVTWEDGKEYPVIDVEVSSASHPFYTGKATVLDTAGRVEKFRRRYGTAGTTSA
- a CDS encoding TetR/AcrR family transcriptional regulator encodes the protein MAKSGLSRVPTARRAALEAAAVAEFSAAGFRGASLNAIIQSVGMSKSSFYHVIDSKADLFEQIVASLAARVAERLRPPDPESFAGPAFWDGIDEFVARFAELAATDADLAALGRMFYLSDAPDAGDPSSGAAGARPALLADVRDWVDAVLAVGRRGGHITETLPRDLQRHLVFAVVRAMDEWSVAHLAELGPQAVRQLATAESEALRGLLEPRRREGPD
- a CDS encoding helix-turn-helix domain-containing protein translates to MDNRAEVRQFLMSRRAKVTPLDAGLPDGGGRRVPGLRRGEVAMLAGVSVEYYAKLERGAIAGASASVLDALAAALQLDETERIHLLDLARAADGIPTSGRPRRRSAAAPAPVRPALQWTLDSLTDGVAFVRDQYQNLLATNELGRAFYSPLIGDGTGGRTPNLARFQFLDPASTDFYPDWERFAQMCVGSMRVEAGKDPHDATLQDLVGELSTCSDTFRRLWGAHDVHTHGSGTKRFRHPVVGELDVAYEELALTAEPGRALIVYTAEPGSQSQQRMRLLASWAATRRAELVEQDQDAAAEREAERS
- a CDS encoding FAD-dependent oxidoreductase, whose product is MTIRTIPLDDQDDAARHDDLRILVVGAGVAGLAAAQLLRADGHHPILVERRAPEADDGYMVALMPLADGPIADLGVREEYLARSVALDRFRFRAHSGRSLRTDGLEDVIGRYGDYRGLTRGTLLEVLAGGDAAVTHRTTVTGLDEDPDGLTAILESDGATRTLRVDAAVIADGIGSRTRDLLSGAAPLDRVETGWGGWVVWTPADADSGLGEELWGDDFFVGTYPVPGALGAFVGGPEEETGRRPAAFTDVVRRRLGTVPPRIEDALQAVATAEDPFFWPLADVRAAWWTTRRTVLLGDAAAGFLPTAGIGAGMALESAWVLASHLRDATPETIGEALAAYESAQRPRVETAQDTSRSLARLMFRRGRALATGRDLLLRVLSIATALRPIVRLLADRPALPVRPR
- a CDS encoding GTP-binding protein, translated to MPVAVVTAVDAVLRDAQVASLMLDAAGVICLRYEVQASTSSLRRLVLSAEGVLEHEQVDLDHPCVSCAMREDAVPTLGRLAQIPDVRAIVLAPPLSADPSVVVGTLRPHQGDWHLASAVSVIDVEAAVEDLLGEDTLAERGLQWAVGDARSVGEALAAQIEYAEQLVIDGDPAGPGAELVEHLRAPEQRLLQGPYALGADEALEGRLDHLIALRRRDARYVEPYGGPTEHGTWTLDLHSERPFHPRRLLENIEALGAGRLRERGRFWVPDRPDSICQWDGAGGQVSIGAVWRTGRELPTTHLVVTGVDAADAERVRTAFARSLLTEREWSAGLELWLGTEDHLAPWLGERDVRV
- a CDS encoding zinc-dependent alcohol dehydrogenase family protein encodes the protein MRAVIMHGPGDVRVEEREDPQIIDPTDAVITIAATCVCGSDLWPYRGYDQPDHQHMGHEYVGVVEEIGAAVETLKVGDFVVGSFVISCGVCEICREGHPSRCVHAIMVDGEIGTQAEKARIPYADGTLVATPGRPSEDLIPSLLAASDVLGTGWFAADAAQAGPGRIVAVVGDGAVGLMGVLAAKQMGAERIIAMSRHADRQALAREYGATDIVTERGDEGVARIKELTNGLGAHSVIEAVGTQESMMQAIRSTRPGGSVGFVGVSHDVQLPGGELFFSAVHLHGGPAPVRRYLPELIQLIWDRKIDPGKVFDLTLPLAEAAEAYRAMDERRATKVLLTL